DNA from Campylobacter sp. RM5004:
AATTATGGGTTTCAAATATGGCTAGCTGGGGAACATTCTATGCAGTAGATTTCAATGTTGCTTTAGGTGACAAAGATGATTTCGCATACAATATTCATGCTCAATATGCAGGTAATAGCCTTAAGAAAGACAGAAAAGGCGATTCAGCTACGAACGGTAATTTCTATGCTATCGAAGCTGGTTTTGATGCGTTCGGTTTAGACTTCAATGTTGGTTATGCTGGCTTTGGTAAGAAAGATAAATGGACTCTTAACTCAGTTGAAGATAGTGGTCAATTAATAAACTACGGCGAGTTCGCTATGAAGGGTTATCAAGGTGGTTTTGGTAAAAAAGACTATGTTTTTGGAACTATCGGCTACACATTTGAAGACGTAAGATTTGCTGTAGATATTATTAACGGAACCAATAAAGTTGGCGAAGATAAAGAAAAATTATTTGAAGTTAAACCACAATTATCATATAAATACAGCGACAAGTTAAAATTCTCAACTTTCTATGCTTATGGTCAAACAAAAGATGCTATTGTTCTTGATGAAACAGGCAATGCTACAAAGGTAGATAAAAAGAAAGAGAATTTAATTAGATTCGAAGCTAAATATACATTTTAATTAATTGCTAGGCTTTAAGCCTAGCTTTTTAAAGATTTAATTATGAAAAAGATTATATTTTTATTACCACTTACTTTATCACTGAATGCCAAACTAAACACTGATTCTTTATTAAATTACACTTTTGACAATACCGATTCAAAATTAGGTAAAGAGCTTTTTATAAATACTTATAAATGTAATGTTTGTCATGGTGATTTAGGTGAAAAATCAAGTGGAACTTTTAGTGCTTTAACATCTTTCTCTGCATCAACACTAAAATCAATGTTAAAATCATATAAAAATGATAGAGATTTTGGAGGCAAGACAAGATTTGCTATGCAAAGATATGCAAAAAAACTTTCAAATAAAGATATGGATAATATTATCTCTTATATTAAAGGTGAAAACAATTTAGAATTACCAAATTCTAAAAATGCAGAGCCTAGTAAAAAAACTCAAGATAATTTATATTTAGAATAAATCTAAAATTTTAGATATTTTAATATTTTAAAATTCCTATCCCAAATTCTTTAAACATAAACCATTTTTCTAACCACACCACTAAAAATAAAACTATCTAAAAGAATTTAAAACAGGAATTTAATTTTTCATAATTATTTATATTATAAACTTCACATATAAATCCCTACCGACTATAAACCCCACTAAACCCTTATTTCCCAAGTATTTTCAACAATCAATTACCACTAGTCCATTTCAAATAAGTTAAAAACTTTTTCACTAATTTTCATTTTTTTCAATTTTTTTAAAAATTTTTTCTATGTTTAAGAATACTTTAAGTTTTGATGTATATAATTCAGGCTTTCGTTTGCATAACTTCAGGTTATCAAACTTGTTATTTTTAAATAGTTTTATTGTTAATTTTAAATATATCAATTATTTCAACGTCAATCTTTGATATCTAAACAAGTGATCAAGAGCCATTTAAAACTTTTAAATATTTATATTAAGTTTTAAATCATTCACTTCATTATTTTATTTATTTTTTAATTTTTTAAAATTAAAAAATAATCATTTAAATTATGGAGAGTTTGATCCTGGCTCAGAGTGAACGCTGGCGGCGTGCCTAACACATGCAAGTCGAACGATGAAGTCTAGCTTGCTAGACGGATTAGTGGCGCACGGGTGAGTAATGTATAGCTAACTTGCCCCTTACAAGAGGACAACAGTTGGAAACGACTGCTAATACTCTATACTCCGCTCTAACATAAGTTAGGGCGGGAAAGTTTTTCGGTAAGGGATAGGGCTATATTGTATCAGCTAGTTGGTAAGGTAATGGCTTACCAAGGCTATGACGCATATCTGGTCTTAGAGGATGATCAGACACACTGGAACTGAGACACGGTCCAGACTCCTACGGGAGGCAGCAGTGGGGAATATTGCTCAATGGGGGAAACCCTGAAGCAGCAACGCCGCGTGGAGGATGACACTTTTCGGAGCGTAAACTCCTTTTTTACAAGAAGAATACTGACTGTATTGTAAGAATAAGCACCGGCTAACTCCGTGCCAGCAGCCGCGGTAATACGGAGGGTGCAAGCGTTACTCGGAATCACTGGGCGTAAAGGGCGCGTAGGCGGAGTAGTAAGTTGGATGTGAAATCTAATGGCTTAACCATTAAACTGCATTCAAAACTGCTATTCTAGAGTAAGGGAGAGGCAGATGGAATTAGTAGTGTAGGGGTAAAATCCGTAGATATTACTAAGAATGCCAATTGCGAAAGCGATCTGCTAGAACTTAACTGACGCTAAGGCGCGAAAGCGTGGGGAGCAAACAGGATTAGATACCCTGGTAGTCCACGCCCTAAACGATGTATGCTAGTTATTAGAATGCTAGTCATTTTAGTAATGCACCTAACGGATTAAGCATACCGCCTGGGGAGTACGGTCGCAAGATTAAAACTCAAAGGAATAGACGGGGACCCGCACAAGCGGTGGAGCATGTGGTTTAATTCGAAGATACGCGAAGAACCTTACCTGGGCTTGATATCCTAAGAACCTTTTAGAGATAAGAGGGTGCTAGCTTGCTAGAACTTAGAGACAGGTGCTGCACGGCTGTCGTCAGCTCGTGTCGTGAGATGTTGGGTTAAGTCCCGCAACGAGCGCAACCCACGTATTTAGTTGCTAACAGTTCGGCTGAGCACTCTAAATAGACTGCCTTCGCAAGGAGGAGGAAGGTGTGGACGACGTCAAGTCATCATGGCCCTTATGCCCAGGGCTACACACGTGCTACAATGGCATATACAATGAGAAGCAATACCGCGAGGTGGAGCAAATCTATAAAATATGTCTTAGTTCGGATTGTTCTCTGCAACTCGAGAGCATGAAGCCGGAATCGCTAGTAATCGTAAATCAGCTATGTTACGGTGAATACGTTCCCGGGTCTTGTACTCACCGCCCGTCACACCATGGGAGTTGATTGTGCTTTAAGTCGGAATACTAAACTAGTTACCGCCCACAGCAAAATCAGCGACTGGGGTGAAGTCGTAACAAGGTAACCGTAGGAGAACCTGCGGTTGGATCACCTCCTTTCTAGAGTACACACTCTTTAACTCACACTAAAGAGTAGATAATAATTAACTAGCTCTTGAGAGCTTGTTTGGATATCAAAGGTTGAAATGAGTATTGATATGGGGAATTAGCTCAGCTGGGAGAGCGCCTGCCTTGCACGCAGGAGGTCAGCGGTTCGATCCCGCTATTCTCCACCATTTAAAACTTAAACAGAGCATTTAAGCAAATGTTCTTTCTAGGTTTTATTTAATTTAATTCTATTTTTATATATAGTTTTAACCTAGTGTTATTTTATTTATCAATGTTAAGAGTCACAAGCAAGTAATATAAAACAATTTCATAAGCTTGTTAAAGGTAATTAAGTCTTAATCTCTTTCTTAAATATTAAGAAAAAGTTTTTAAGCATCACAGCTTAGACGCTTTCCGTCTTGAAGGTTAAGAATGATTACATAAAAACTTTAGCAAGGAAGTAATGCGTTTTAGTAATACTAAAAACAATAACAATAATGCATGCAAATATATTTCAATTTTAATTGTAATAATATTTAACATTATTAATAAAGGTAAGCTAATAAGAGCGAATGGCGGATGCCTTGGCAGACAGAGGCGATGAAGGACGTACTAGACTGCGATAAGCTACGAGGAGCCGTCAAGGGGCATTAATTCGTAGATTTCCGAATGGGGCAACCCAATACATAGAGATATGTATTACCATATATGGAGCGAACGTTGGGAATTGAAACATCTTAGTACCAACAGGAAAAGAAATCAATAGAGATTACGCTAGTAGCGGCGAGCGAAAGCGTAAGAGGGCAAACCACTAGTTTACTAGTGGGGTTGTAGGACTGCAATAAAGACTAAGCAAAGATAGTAGAACAAGTTGGAAAGCTTGAGCGTAGAGGGTGATACTCCCGTACATAAAATCTTTACTTTACTTAGCAGTATCCTGAGTAGGGCGAGACACGTGAAATCTTGTCTGAAGCTGGGTCGACCACGATCCAACCCTAAATACTAATGTCTGACCGATAGTGTACAAGTACCGTGAGGGAAAGGTGAAAAGAACTGAGGTGATCAGAGTGAAATAGAACCTGAAACCATTTGCTTACAATCATTCAGAGCACTATGTAGCAATACAGTGTGATGGACTGCCTTTTGCATAATGAGCCTGCGAGTTGTGGTGTCTGGCAAGGTTAAGCTAACGTGAAGCCGTAGCGAAAGCGAGTCTTAATAGGGCGATAAGTCAGATGCTGCAGACCCGAAACGAAGTGATCTATCCATGAGCAGGTTGAAGCTAGTGTAAGAGCTAGTGGAGGACCCAACCGACGGCCATTGAAACGGCTCCGGATGACTTGTGGATAGGGGTGAAAGGCCAATCAAACTTCGTGATAGCTGGTTCTCTCCGAAATATATTTAGGTATAGCGTTGTGTAGTAGCTATAAGGGGTAGAGCACTGAATGGGCTAGGGCATACACCAATGTACCAAACCCTATCAAACTCCGAATACTTATAGTGTAATCACAGCAGTCAGGCGGCGAGTGATAAAATCCGTCGTCGAGAGGGGAACAACCCAGACTACCAGCTAAGGTCCCTAAATCTTATTTGAGTGGAAAACGATGTGAAGTTACTTTAACAACCAGGAGGTTGGCTTAGAAGCAGCCATCCTTTAAAGAAAGCGTAATAGCTCACTGGTCTAGTGATTTTGCGCGGAAAATATAACGGGGCTAAAATAAGTACCGAAGCTGTAGACTTAGTTTTTACTAAGTGGTAGGAGAGCGTTCTATAGGCGTTGAAGATGTACCGGTAAGGAGCGTTGGAGCGTATAGAAGTGAGCATGCAGGCATGAGTAGCGATAATTAATGTGAGAATCATTAACGCCGTAAACCCAAGGTTTCCTACGCGATGCTCGTCATCGTAGGGTTAGTCGGGTCCTAAGCAAAGTCCGAAAGGGGTATGCGATGGAAAATTGGTTAATATTCCAATACCAACATTATTGTGCGATGGAAGGACGCTTAGGGCTAAGCAAGCTAGCTGATGGAAGTGCTAGTCTAAGGTCGTAGGTTGTTATACAGGCAAATCCGTGTAACGTTAGACCGAGAACTGAAAGGCTTTCTGAAGTCTTCGGATGGAAGGAAGAATTGCTGATGCCGTCGAGCCAAGAAAAGTTTCTAAGTTTAGATAATGTTGCCCGTACCGTAAACCGACACAGGTGGGTGGGATGAGTATTCTAAGGCGCGTGGAAGAACTCTCTTTAAGGAACTCTGCAAAATAGCACCGTATCTTCGGTATAAGGTGTGGTTAGCCTTGTATTAGGATTTACTCCGAAAGCAAGGAAACTTACAACAAAGAGTCCCTCCCGACTGTTTACCAAAAACACAGCACTCTGCTAACACGTAAGTGGATGTATAGGGTGTGACGCCTGCCCGGTGCTCGAAGGTTAATTGATGGGGTCAGCAGCAATGCGAAGCTCTTGATCGAAGCCCGAGTAAACGGCGGCCGTAACTATAACGGTCCTAAGGTAGCGAAATTCCTTGTCGATTAAATATCGACCTGCATGAATGGCGTAACGAGATGGGAGCTGTCTCAAAGAGGGATCCAGTGAAATTGTAGTGGAGGTGAAAATTCCTCCTACCCGCGGCAAGACGGAAAGACCCCGTGGACCTTTACTACAGCTTGACACTGCTACTTGGATAAGAATGTGCAGGATAGGTGGGAGGCTTTGAGTTATAGACGCCAGTTTATAATGAGCCATCGTTGAGATACCACTCTTTCTTATTCGGGTAGCTAACTAGCGTGAGTTATCCTCACGTAGGACAATGTCTGGTGGGTAGTTTGACTGGGGCGGTCGCCTCCCAAAAAATAACGGAGGCTTACAAAGGTTGGTTCAAAACGGTTGGAAATCGTTTGTAGAGTATAAAGGCATAAACCAGCTTAACTGCAAGACAAACACGTCAAGCAGAGACGAAAGTCGGTCTTAGTGATCCGGTGGTTCTGTGTGGAAGGGCCATCGCTCAAAGGATAAAAGGTACCCCGGGGATAACAGGCTGATCTCCCCCAAGAGCTCACATCGACGGGGAGGTTTGGCACCTCGATGTCGGCTCATCGCATCCTGGGGCTGGAGCAGGTCCCAAGGGTATGGCTGTTCGCCATTTAAAGCGGTACGCGAGCTGGGTTCAGAACGTCGTGAGACAGTTCGGTCCCTATCTGCCGTGGGCGTAAGAAGATTGAAGAGATTTGACCCTAGTACGAGAGGACCGGGTTGAACGAACCACTGGTGTAGCTGTTGTTCTGCCAAGAGCATCGCAGCGTAGCTAAGTTCGGATGTGATAAGAGCTGAAAGCATCTAAGCTCGAAGCCAACTCTAAGATGAATCTTCTCTTAAGGTCGCAGCAAGACTAGCTGCTTGATAGGTTGGGTGTGTAAGTGGTGAAAGCCATTTAGCTGACCAATACTAATAGACCGTCCGCTTACTTTAAATAAGCATTACTTCCTTGCTAAGGTTTATTACTTTAGTAAGTTTAAGAGTTTAAATTACTTGCTTTTAACATTGTTATTTAAGTTTATTAAAAACTAATAGATTTAAATAACAATGTCCGTGATTATACAAATGTGGTAACGCCTTGTCCCATCCCGAACCAAGAAGCTAAGCACATTGTGGGCGATGATACTGCACCTTACTGGTATGGGGAAAGTAGCTCGTTGCGGACTTGTTAAAATCTTTTTTAACTCCTTTCTTTTTAATAATAATTAATTTTACATATTTATTTTTTTAAATCAATTTTATATTTATTTATTTTTTTAAAAACGGGATAGGGCTAGAAGGTGTTTTTATTGCATTTTTCTGGTTTTTATGGTTGTTGTTTTTATTGAATTCTTTTTTTAATTTAATTTTTTAATTTAGCTACTATCTTTTTAAAAGGTTGGTGGTGAGTGCTAAATTATGCTTTAAGAATTTATATGGATTAGTTTTTGATAGTAAATTATAGAGATTATAATTAGTAAAAAGTTATATAAGGGAAATAAAATGGCATTTAAAGATGAGAAAGCTAGAAAAAGGTTTTTTGCTATAAAAAAGGCAAAGGAAGAAAATCAAGTAGATAAAACTGATGAAAATGCATCACAAGAAGAGCAAAAAAGCTTGCAATTTATAGATGATGATATTTTAAAAGCATACGAAAAAGACCTTGAAGATGCGATTTTAAAGGTTGTAAATAAATATAAATTTAGCGAAAACTTAAGCGCTAAAATGCCAAATTATCACAAAATCACAAAAACCATAATCTACAAAGCAGAAAGTGAAAACGAGAAAAAAGGAAGATTGTATGAGCTAAAAATCAAAAAGCATTATGAAGAGCAAGGCTATAAAGTTTTCCCACATGGCTTTGTAAATGGCAAAAATGATGGTGGGATAGACTTGGTTTGTCATAAGGAAAACGAATGTGTATTAATCCAGTGCAAAAACCACAAAAGTCCAATAGGTCAAGATTTGCTAAGAAAATTTATAGGTGATTGCACTGTTTTTGTCAGCGAAAATGAAAAAATGCTTAAAAATAAAATTATTAAAAAAGTTTTTATAAGCTCAAGCACCACAAGAACAAGTGCTGAGCATTATTTAAACAATTATAAGGATTTAATTGAATACTTAAACATTGAAGAATGAGTCAATGGATATAAAATGAAAGAGATTTATAAAATAAAGTTTGCGTTAAATTATGCGATGATGATTTTAAGTGCTTTGTATCTTTTGTATTATCTTATAAATTTAGCTTTTAATCTCATTTTAGGCGGAGTTTATTTGAGCGTGTTTTTAGATATAAATTTGATTTCTCTAGCGTTGTTTTTATATTTTAAAATCAAAGCAAATAAATATCAAAAGCTATATCTAACGAAGGATTAAAATGGATAAAACTACTAAATTACCAATATTTGGGGTAGGACCTATTTATGTCATAACTTGTCTTTTGCTTACGATTTTTGGACTTCGTTTGGATTATTTTGGTTTTTTAGATTTTGCAAAATTGCCAAAGGCAAGAGCTTTTATGTCTATTTTGGGTAGTATTTTTATCGTTGGTGGTGTTATTTTATGGGTAAAGTCCGTTATATTTTCAAAGATTAGCGAGAAAATCAAATCAGGACTTTTAGTTACAGACGGAGTTTATAGCATAGTAAGAAACCCGATATATTCGGCTTTTTTGTTTATTTTCACTGGGGCTTTATTATTTACTTATAATTTTTGTTTATTAGTTTTACCTTTTATTTTCTGGGCTTTTCTTACCATTTTAATGAAAAACACAGAAGAAAAATGGTTACAAGAAAAATTCGGCGACAGTTACACGCAGTATTGCAAAAAAGTAAATAGAATAATCCCATGGTTTAAAAGATAAATTACGGATTTAAATTCTTCTAAAATACACGAAATAAATTCCACGATTTAATCCCTATATTTCACGCAACATAACACAAGTTTATGGCTTTAAAGTTTATAAAATTACATTCTAATTTTAATACTATTTTACATTATATTTTATCAAATAAAAGATAGGATAATATGTAAAATATCTCAAAATAAGGATAAAAATGAGAAGGTTTATAACGGATATTATTTTTATAATCTCATCAATTACTTTTATGATTTATTTGTTTATGGTGTATTTTGCTGACTTTGATACTTTGAATGATGATTTTTTATATGGTTTTGCTATGTGTTTAGGTGCTACGATTATCGCTCCTTGCTTATGTTTTTTACTTACAAAAGATAAGCCAAAAGCCTATGATGATTCTATATCAGAAGAAAGCCAAGCGGATATAAAAACCATTGTGGAAACATTTAGCCA
Protein-coding regions in this window:
- a CDS encoding restriction endonuclease; the protein is MAFKDEKARKRFFAIKKAKEENQVDKTDENASQEEQKSLQFIDDDILKAYEKDLEDAILKVVNKYKFSENLSAKMPNYHKITKTIIYKAESENEKKGRLYELKIKKHYEEQGYKVFPHGFVNGKNDGGIDLVCHKENECVLIQCKNHKSPIGQDLLRKFIGDCTVFVSENEKMLKNKIIKKVFISSSTTRTSAEHYLNNYKDLIEYLNIEE
- a CDS encoding isoprenylcysteine carboxylmethyltransferase family protein — its product is MDKTTKLPIFGVGPIYVITCLLLTIFGLRLDYFGFLDFAKLPKARAFMSILGSIFIVGGVILWVKSVIFSKISEKIKSGLLVTDGVYSIVRNPIYSAFLFIFTGALLFTYNFCLLVLPFIFWAFLTILMKNTEEKWLQEKFGDSYTQYCKKVNRIIPWFKR
- a CDS encoding c-type cytochrome — translated: MKKIIFLLPLTLSLNAKLNTDSLLNYTFDNTDSKLGKELFINTYKCNVCHGDLGEKSSGTFSALTSFSASTLKSMLKSYKNDRDFGGKTRFAMQRYAKKLSNKDMDNIISYIKGENNLELPNSKNAEPSKKTQDNLYLE